A section of the Orenia marismortui DSM 5156 genome encodes:
- a CDS encoding Mrp/NBP35 family ATP-binding protein, which produces MDKLYKSKEKGWFELEHGLIQEKMIAITSGKGGVGKSTVTANLAFALNKLGKKVGVIDADIYGFSIPRIMGLKEKPRGRNEEEIIPPQVEGIKVMSMGSMVTEDKAIIWRGPMLLGVLKQFMQEVIWGELDYLLFDLPPGTGDMTLNIMQQISDADVMVVTTPQAAAANVAVRVGNMAKQLDTNIIGVIENMSYYECLECGKKEYIFGKNGGGRIADNLGTKLLGELPLLPKIREGSDQGSSIILTEPESKVSQEFKKIARQIVK; this is translated from the coding sequence ATGGATAAATTATATAAATCAAAGGAAAAAGGCTGGTTTGAACTTGAACATGGTCTAATTCAAGAAAAGATGATAGCGATTACAAGTGGTAAAGGTGGAGTAGGGAAATCTACAGTTACTGCTAATCTTGCTTTTGCTTTGAATAAATTAGGTAAAAAGGTTGGAGTAATAGATGCTGATATTTATGGTTTTAGTATACCTAGAATTATGGGTTTAAAAGAGAAACCTCGGGGAAGAAATGAGGAAGAGATAATTCCTCCTCAAGTTGAAGGGATTAAGGTTATGTCCATGGGTTCTATGGTAACAGAAGATAAAGCAATTATTTGGCGTGGGCCTATGTTATTAGGAGTATTAAAGCAATTTATGCAAGAGGTAATATGGGGTGAACTAGATTATCTATTATTTGATTTACCTCCAGGAACTGGTGATATGACTTTAAATATAATGCAACAAATATCTGATGCTGATGTTATGGTAGTGACTACTCCTCAAGCGGCGGCAGCTAATGTAGCGGTTAGGGTAGGGAATATGGCTAAACAACTTGATACTAATATTATTGGTGTTATAGAAAATATGTCTTACTATGAGTGTTTAGAGTGTGGGAAGAAAGAATATATTTTTGGTAAAAATGGGGGAGGAAGAATAGCTGATAACTTAGGTACAAAGTTGTTAGGAGAATTACCATTACTTCCTAAAATCAGGGAAGGCAGTGATCAGGGATCTTCAATAATTTTAACAGAGCCTGAATCTAAAGTTAGTCAAGAGTTTAAGAAGATAGCTAGACAGATTGTTAAATAA
- a CDS encoding NifB/NifX family molybdenum-iron cluster-binding protein, which produces MKILAIPTEGDQVSAHFGRCSQFTIVKSEGGEIKAKEKIDNPGHEPGFLPRFLNQEHNVDVILAGGMGRRAKDIFDANNIEVVSGASGLIDDVINLYLKDSLDTEEDICEHDHEDHDCDH; this is translated from the coding sequence ATGAAAATATTAGCAATACCTACAGAGGGAGATCAGGTTTCTGCTCATTTTGGGAGATGTAGTCAATTTACCATTGTTAAAAGTGAAGGTGGAGAGATTAAAGCTAAAGAAAAGATAGATAACCCAGGTCATGAACCTGGATTTTTGCCAAGATTTCTTAATCAAGAGCATAATGTAGATGTGATTTTAGCAGGAGGTATGGGAAGAAGAGCTAAAGATATTTTTGATGCTAATAATATTGAAGTAGTTAGTGGAGCTAGTGGATTAATAGATGATGTAATAAATCTATATCTTAAAGATAGTTTAGATACTGAAGAAGATATTTGTGAGCATGACCATGAAGACCATGATTGTGATCATTAA
- a CDS encoding ATP-binding protein: MKKLTVISGKGGTGKTTVTANLAALASNLVLADCDVDAPNMHLLMKPEVIKADIFKGAKVAVKDNDKCVDCGLCKELCNFKAITSKFEVDEMRCEGCGLCVAKCPTQAFELKLEETGDLYRSKTKFAPMTHAKLKVGAENSGKLVSKVKENAEEIAKVENKELLLIDGSPGVGCPVIASINGVDYVLIVTEPTKSGLADLKRVLKVVKHFKIAAMVAINKYDLNLALTAEIEEYCRRKDISVIGKIPFSPKIVDAMRQGKLIVEYAAKSPVSAAIGNIMDNLEFIIDN; this comes from the coding sequence ATGAAAAAATTAACAGTTATCAGTGGAAAAGGTGGGACAGGTAAGACGACAGTAACTGCTAATTTAGCAGCTTTAGCTTCTAATTTAGTCTTAGCTGATTGTGATGTAGATGCTCCTAATATGCATCTGTTAATGAAGCCTGAAGTGATTAAAGCAGATATTTTTAAAGGGGCAAAAGTAGCTGTTAAAGATAATGATAAATGTGTTGATTGTGGTTTATGTAAAGAATTATGTAATTTTAAAGCTATAACATCTAAGTTTGAAGTAGATGAAATGCGTTGTGAAGGATGTGGGTTGTGTGTAGCTAAATGCCCTACTCAGGCTTTTGAACTAAAGCTAGAAGAGACTGGGGATTTATATAGGTCTAAAACTAAATTTGCTCCAATGACTCATGCTAAGCTAAAGGTAGGAGCTGAAAATTCGGGTAAGTTAGTAAGTAAAGTAAAAGAGAATGCAGAAGAGATAGCAAAAGTTGAGAATAAAGAGTTGCTCTTAATTGATGGATCACCAGGGGTAGGATGTCCAGTAATTGCTTCAATTAATGGTGTTGATTATGTATTAATTGTTACTGAACCTACTAAATCTGGTCTTGCTGATTTAAAGCGAGTACTAAAAGTAGTTAAGCATTTTAAGATAGCAGCTATGGTAGCAATTAATAAATATGATTTGAATTTAGCTTTGACTGCTGAAATAGAAGAATATTGCAGGAGAAAAGATATATCTGTAATCGGAAAAATTCCCTTTTCCCCTAAAATTGTAGATGCAATGAGACAAGGAAAATTAATAGTAGAGTATGCTGCTAAGAGTCCCGTTAGTGCTGCAATTGGAAATATAATGGATAATTTAGAATTTATAATTGATAATTAA
- a CDS encoding ATP-binding protein — MKLTVLSGKGGTGKTTVSTNLALSLDNVQFFDADVEEPNSYIFIKPDFGRDYQQVLRKVPIVEQNRCTACRKCVDFCEYNALVLLSEEVLVIEEMCHSCGGCKYICPEDAISEKDKEAGKIKVDKSVNGMEFWQGELNIGEASAVPVIEALNQNISQNKTVIMDAPPGTTCPTIAAITDADYCILVTEPTPFGLHDLKMAVEVVKELAKPYGIIINRSEEEADKLIEEYAIDENSDILLKIPFKREIAELYSEGISFVEEMPEWKEKFKEVFAQIEQVIK, encoded by the coding sequence ATGAAGCTTACTGTATTGAGTGGAAAAGGTGGTACAGGTAAAACTACTGTTTCTACTAATTTAGCTTTATCATTAGATAATGTTCAATTTTTTGATGCAGATGTAGAAGAACCTAATTCGTATATCTTTATTAAGCCTGATTTTGGGCGAGATTATCAACAAGTATTAAGAAAAGTACCAATAGTTGAGCAAAATAGATGTACTGCCTGTCGCAAATGTGTTGATTTTTGTGAATACAATGCTTTAGTATTATTGTCAGAAGAAGTTCTTGTTATTGAAGAGATGTGCCATAGTTGTGGAGGATGTAAGTATATTTGTCCTGAAGATGCAATTAGCGAAAAGGATAAAGAAGCAGGTAAAATTAAAGTTGATAAATCAGTTAATGGAATGGAGTTTTGGCAAGGGGAGCTAAATATTGGTGAAGCTTCAGCAGTACCTGTAATTGAGGCTTTAAATCAAAATATTTCTCAAAACAAAACTGTAATTATGGATGCTCCTCCAGGAACTACTTGCCCGACAATAGCAGCAATTACTGATGCTGACTATTGTATTTTAGTAACAGAACCAACACCTTTTGGGTTACATGATTTAAAAATGGCAGTAGAAGTCGTTAAAGAATTAGCTAAACCTTATGGAATTATAATTAATCGTTCAGAAGAGGAAGCTGATAAGTTAATTGAAGAATATGCTATTGATGAGAATAGTGATATTTTACTTAAGATTCCTTTTAAGCGAGAAATTGCTGAACTATATTCAGAAGGAATTTCTTTTGTAGAAGAGATGCCTGAATGGAAAGAGAAATTTAAAGAAGTTTTTGCTCAAATTGAGCAGGTGATTAAATGA
- a CDS encoding NifB/NifX family molybdenum-iron cluster-binding protein, producing MKIAVTASNNSALSVKVDPRFGRAPYFAIIDLNHDKVDFIDNVAKNASGGAGIQAAQTIVDQGVEGIITANVGPKAFDVLDKASIKVYPIKEKTIEEAIIKYKNKELKEVAAPTNAGHHGM from the coding sequence ATGAAGATTGCAGTAACAGCTAGTAATAATAGTGCTTTAAGTGTTAAAGTTGATCCTAGATTTGGAAGAGCACCTTATTTTGCAATAATTGATTTAAATCATGATAAAGTTGATTTTATTGATAATGTAGCTAAAAATGCTTCTGGAGGGGCAGGCATTCAAGCTGCTCAAACCATAGTAGATCAAGGTGTTGAAGGGATAATTACTGCTAATGTTGGACCAAAAGCCTTTGATGTTTTAGATAAGGCTAGTATTAAAGTATACCCTATTAAAGAAAAAACAATTGAAGAAGCAATTATTAAATATAAAAATAAAGAATTAAAAGAGGTAGCTGCGCCTACTAATGCAGGACATCATGGAATGTAG
- a CDS encoding Fur family transcriptional regulator codes for MSNYVEELINSIAQELNNTLTVQRKHILAVLIKNRDKHLSAEDIYNLVKSDYESIGIATVYRSLDLFKNNGVISKINIGDIFKYEFIFQEKEKHHHLICKKCGAIIDVQGLLVDNLSQKLRIDKGFECFDSYVSIKGYCAKCSENE; via the coding sequence ATGAGTAATTATGTGGAAGAATTAATTAATTCAATAGCTCAAGAGCTGAATAATACTTTAACAGTTCAGAGAAAACATATTTTAGCGGTACTAATTAAAAATAGAGACAAACATTTATCAGCAGAGGATATATATAATTTAGTAAAAAGTGATTATGAGAGTATAGGAATTGCAACAGTCTATCGTAGTTTGGATTTGTTTAAAAATAATGGAGTTATTTCTAAAATAAACATAGGTGATATATTTAAATATGAATTTATTTTTCAGGAGAAAGAAAAGCATCATCATCTGATCTGTAAAAAATGTGGAGCAATTATAGATGTTCAAGGTTTACTAGTAGACAATCTCAGTCAAAAATTAAGAATAGACAAGGGTTTTGAATGTTTTGATTCTTATGTATCTATCAAAGGTTATTGTGCAAAATGTTCTGAGAATGAATAA
- a CDS encoding 5'-nucleotidase, lipoprotein e(P4) family, producing MKRRFTSKYLILFLVGITIAVFGGCTQQQEEIPKENNPAEYKLKDLNEQLVMGTLWYQTAAEMRALSYQAFNMAKLIFDNDLKNNTSREKRAVIVDVDETVLDNSPYEAYLVGKNISYPKGWDDWVNSAQAKALPGAIDFLNYVVDNGGDVFYITNRKSHLEEATVKNLKDLKFPQADSEHVLTRTDTSDKEPRRKVVDQNHRIILLMGDNLNDFKNAFADKRIQERFDVVDQYKSKFGGEFILLPNPMYGEWEGAVYDYNWDRSPEAKSKARKENLKQWKNNE from the coding sequence ATGAAAAGAAGATTTACTAGCAAATACTTAATTTTATTCTTAGTAGGAATAACTATAGCTGTTTTTGGTGGATGTACTCAACAGCAAGAAGAAATTCCAAAGGAGAATAATCCAGCAGAATATAAGCTTAAAGACTTAAATGAACAGTTAGTTATGGGAACTCTCTGGTATCAGACAGCAGCAGAGATGAGAGCTTTGTCTTATCAAGCCTTTAATATGGCTAAATTGATATTTGATAATGATTTAAAAAATAATACTTCCAGGGAGAAGAGAGCAGTTATTGTTGATGTTGATGAGACAGTATTAGATAACAGTCCCTATGAAGCATATTTGGTAGGAAAGAATATATCTTACCCTAAAGGTTGGGATGACTGGGTTAATTCTGCTCAAGCAAAGGCATTGCCTGGAGCAATAGATTTCTTGAATTATGTAGTTGATAATGGAGGGGATGTATTTTATATAACTAATCGTAAGTCTCACTTAGAAGAGGCTACTGTTAAGAATTTGAAAGACTTGAAATTTCCTCAGGCAGATTCAGAACATGTATTGACTAGAACAGATACATCAGATAAAGAGCCTAGAAGGAAGGTAGTAGATCAAAATCATCGTATTATTCTCTTGATGGGCGATAATTTAAATGATTTTAAAAATGCTTTTGCAGATAAAAGGATACAAGAGCGCTTTGATGTTGTAGATCAATATAAGAGTAAATTTGGAGGAGAATTCATTTTGCTCCCAAATCCAATGTATGGCGAATGGGAAGGAGCAGTTTATGATTATAATTGGGATAGAAGCCCAGAAGCTAAGAGTAAAGCACGTAAGGAGAATTTAAAGCAATGGAAGAATAATGAGTAG
- a CDS encoding bacteriohemerythrin has product MKLINKINLRNKVLLTLVLGLVIALLSINMLINLKFTKFQAGEINSSNLIQLKGSLLTFSSIFIVVAILIIGIFMLGIVRQIRVNLEKVNSALVKVTGGDLSIRLPLDVKGEFSGIFEALNNLVQQQNNLITRVSEDSENLLLYSEILSASTEEGNAAIETTNRLIEDISASIEEVSASSEEVTSFADESTSQANIGRENMLETVDKMRSISQEVQGAVTLIEDLNENTQEIGQIAELINNIADQTNLLALNAAIEAARAGEHGHGFTVVADEIRELAEETAKATSNVKDLIENTRDNSKKVIKSIKEVEEKTAEGQKITEETNQVFSLIEEASEETAAQIEQIAYAAQDLVKSSEDLMSASNDIEDMSEEINNSSQDLEEKAVDLKSIVDDFNIEQSQGENNGTKWNRKYEVGVEKIDTQHQGIFEKANYLLEAYKNQNGEGEIKEVLDFLVDYIDKHFRDEEEIQRKYNYPDYENHKRIHHNFEKAVQDVIDNYNETMNTSSLMKLNKMVTGWLIEHIKREDQKLAKHIKMIEDE; this is encoded by the coding sequence ATGAAGCTAATTAATAAGATTAATCTCAGAAATAAGGTTTTGCTGACATTAGTTTTGGGCTTAGTTATTGCTTTGCTTAGTATTAATATGTTAATAAATTTGAAATTTACTAAATTTCAAGCCGGGGAGATAAATAGTTCTAACTTAATTCAATTAAAAGGAAGCTTATTAACCTTTTCTTCTATTTTTATAGTAGTTGCGATATTAATTATTGGTATTTTTATGTTGGGGATAGTTAGGCAGATTAGAGTAAATTTAGAAAAAGTCAATTCAGCACTTGTTAAGGTGACTGGAGGAGACTTATCTATAAGATTACCTCTAGATGTTAAAGGTGAATTTAGTGGAATCTTTGAAGCTCTGAATAACTTAGTCCAGCAACAAAATAATTTAATCACTAGAGTATCAGAGGATTCAGAAAACCTATTATTATATAGTGAGATATTATCTGCTAGTACTGAAGAAGGAAATGCTGCTATAGAAACAACTAATAGATTAATTGAAGATATATCAGCTAGTATTGAAGAAGTTTCAGCTAGTAGTGAAGAAGTGACAAGCTTTGCCGATGAATCTACTTCACAGGCTAATATTGGTAGAGAAAATATGTTAGAAACTGTAGATAAGATGAGAAGTATTAGTCAAGAGGTTCAAGGAGCAGTTACTTTGATTGAAGATTTAAATGAAAATACACAAGAAATTGGACAAATAGCAGAGTTAATCAATAATATTGCTGATCAGACAAATTTATTAGCTTTAAATGCAGCAATTGAAGCAGCTCGAGCTGGAGAACATGGACATGGTTTTACAGTGGTAGCAGATGAGATTAGAGAATTGGCTGAGGAGACAGCTAAAGCTACTTCTAATGTTAAGGATTTAATCGAAAATACTAGAGATAATTCTAAAAAAGTTATTAAATCTATTAAAGAGGTAGAAGAGAAGACTGCTGAAGGTCAAAAAATTACTGAAGAGACAAATCAAGTCTTTAGTTTAATAGAAGAAGCAAGTGAAGAGACAGCTGCTCAGATTGAGCAGATAGCTTATGCTGCACAAGATTTAGTGAAAAGCAGTGAAGATTTAATGTCTGCATCAAATGATATAGAAGATATGTCAGAAGAAATAAACAATTCTTCTCAAGATTTAGAAGAGAAAGCTGTAGATTTAAAGTCAATTGTTGATGATTTTAATATTGAACAGAGTCAAGGTGAAAATAATGGAACTAAATGGAACAGGAAATATGAAGTTGGAGTTGAGAAGATAGATACACAGCATCAAGGTATTTTTGAGAAAGCAAATTACTTATTAGAGGCATATAAAAATCAAAATGGAGAAGGCGAGATTAAAGAAGTATTAGACTTTTTAGTTGATTATATTGACAAGCACTTTAGAGATGAAGAAGAAATTCAACGGAAATATAATTATCCTGACTATGAAAATCATAAGCGAATACATCATAACTTTGAAAAAGCAGTTCAAGATGTTATAGATAATTATAATGAAACTATGAATACTAGCTCATTAATGAAATTAAATAAGATGGTTACTGGTTGGTTAATAGAGCATATTAAAAGGGAAGACCAAAAGTTGGCTAAACATATAAAGATGATAGAAGATGAATAA
- a CDS encoding cyclodeaminase/cyclohydrolase family protein, producing MKEFSQLISSTKNPVPAGGSTIATTALLGAALLKLAYQVSNIATIEEERLNKIEENLLNYIDKDVIAFKINQNKKFKDPESLKEIIDIPLHIAQDSKIALSMGLAIREEIKESVKADYHISILNLKTSIKGAIKIIESNYQFFDNNNYLHQVQNKIKNIKKFITTENLKI from the coding sequence ATTAAAGAATTTAGTCAACTCATCAGTAGTACAAAAAATCCTGTTCCAGCAGGAGGATCAACAATTGCTACCACAGCTTTATTGGGAGCTGCTTTACTTAAACTTGCTTATCAGGTCAGCAATATAGCAACTATAGAAGAAGAAAGATTAAACAAGATAGAAGAAAATCTTCTCAATTATATTGATAAAGATGTTATCGCCTTTAAAATTAATCAAAATAAAAAATTCAAAGATCCTGAATCTCTTAAAGAAATAATAGATATACCTTTACATATAGCTCAAGACTCTAAAATAGCTCTTAGTATGGGCCTTGCAATAAGAGAAGAAATAAAAGAGAGTGTAAAAGCAGATTATCATATCTCTATCTTAAACCTAAAGACCAGTATTAAAGGAGCAATAAAGATTATTGAATCCAATTATCAATTCTTTGACAATAATAACTATCTACATCAAGTACAAAATAAGATTAAAAATATCAAAAAATTTATTACAACTGAAAATTTAAAAATTTAA
- a CDS encoding alpha/beta-type small acid-soluble spore protein, translated as MSIRSNSNRLLNPMAKQALDKFKLEVAENLNISDDYKSGYWGNLTSRECGSVGGEMVKRMINKYENNTTNGQKITSAK; from the coding sequence TTGTCTATTAGAAGCAATAGTAATAGATTGCTTAACCCAATGGCTAAACAAGCTTTAGATAAGTTTAAATTAGAAGTGGCTGAAAACCTTAATATATCTGATGATTATAAATCTGGCTATTGGGGAAATTTAACTTCTCGCGAATGTGGATCTGTTGGTGGTGAAATGGTTAAGCGTATGATAAATAAATATGAGAATAATACGACTAATGGGCAAAAGATTACCTCAGCTAAATAA
- a CDS encoding alpha/beta-type small acid-soluble spore protein → MSIRNNSNKLLNPMAKQALDKFKLEVAENLNISDDYKSGYWGNLTSRECGSVGGEMVKRMINEYENNLANKQ, encoded by the coding sequence ATGTCTATCAGAAACAATAGTAATAAATTATTAAATCCCATGGCCAAACAGGCTTTAGACAAGTTTAAATTAGAAGTGGCTGAAAACCTTAATATCTCTGATGATTATAAATCTGGCTATTGGGGAAATTTAACTTCTCGCGAATGTGGATCTGTTGGTGGTGAAATGGTTAAGCGTATGATAAATGAATATGAGAATAATCTAGCGAATAAACAATAA
- a CDS encoding sirohydrochlorin chelatase: MKKGIVLLSHGSKSPTANQELVDLSSQLEESLDIPVKGANLQFSKPDFWKAVDELISLEVKEIIIIPLFIFAGKHVKKDIPNLISKAEERYSKIKFTSTNHLAANNDLLKKLIASKLNIL, from the coding sequence ATGAAAAAAGGAATAGTATTATTGAGTCATGGTAGTAAATCACCTACAGCTAATCAGGAACTAGTTGATTTAAGTAGTCAATTAGAAGAGAGTTTAGATATTCCTGTAAAGGGTGCAAATCTACAATTTTCAAAGCCAGATTTTTGGAAAGCTGTAGATGAGTTAATAAGTTTAGAAGTTAAAGAGATAATTATTATACCTTTATTTATATTTGCAGGAAAACATGTAAAAAAAGATATTCCTAATTTAATTTCTAAAGCTGAAGAAAGATATTCTAAAATTAAATTTACTTCAACTAATCACTTAGCTGCTAATAATGACTTATTGAAAAAGTTAATTGCTTCTAAATTGAATATTTTATAA